ACCTGTAATTACTCATAACAGTGACAGGTCCTGAGAACGTATTAACAGCAACTACATATAGGGACGCATAGATccacttttttaattttacaattaaaaagtgaacttaaaaaaaaaagctgcatcaCATCGCAGATCACTGCATACACTGTGGCGAATCTGCAATTAAGAGAATCAAACTAggtttaaaaaatttaaaaaaaggtctgtctatgtaatatatatatatatatatatatatatatatatatatatatatatatatatatatatatatatatatataggaacatACTGAGTTTTGCACATCGCTCTTTATATGCAGacagtttaatcaaataaacagactATCCTTTAAAAGACAACTTCTATTTATGCAActaactttttctttttacaatagcaATGCCACGGGAACAGATTATGTCTTTACTGCAGTTTAATAAAGAAGCAACATATTGTATAGGCTATTAAAcacatttgccatgtttttttttttggtcattctttttgcaattacattcaatttacaataaagaaaatccacaatctacagtaattttacagtgagctagcattttttcaattttacaaacaatatttgtgtttttatgttagaatACCAGTCATGCTTTGCCACCGTATCAAATGAAACCTTGACAAAGTTACAGCCTAAGCATACAGTTTAAAATCAACACTTCACTTCCCAGTGTACGCAGGGCTCACACAGATCAGGTTATACGCCTCACGCAGTCAATGCAGAGCTGCTTCCTGCTTCGTTGGGTCACGGATGAtaattatcaataataatttttCAAACGAGATACATTTATGGCTGCAAAAACATTACAGTGATTACCGATAGTATCGATTATTGTTCCAAACCTGTTCCCTAGTTGATACCCATGCATCCTAAATGTAtcaatgttaaagtgaaaaacaaattactgtataaacactaatAATGAAACAACAATATAACAGTATGTTTGAAGTATACCTTCTCAGCTTGGTCCCATACTGCAGTGTCACCAAGGAACTTCTCAGGGCGAGTGGATAGGTTGAGTTTGAATGTGAATCCAAACACATCATAGACAGCTCGCAGGAAATTCAGACAGCCCTTAATCTCGTCTTCGATCTTGTGGTTACATACATGAAGAGTAAGCAATTCTGAACAGGCTTGCATTTCCCAtataatgttgaaacaaaaaaggcgctttttttttttttttttttttttttttgcttcacagAACTATGGGAttcacatacataaataaatgaatacttttaTTACGCCACCAGAACTAATATTTCATAATAGCTCATTTCATTAGGTGGAAATGCTACTTTTAACCACAAGGTGGTGCAAACAAGTAATCCTCCTTTTTAGGTGGAAATGCTACTTTTCCACCACGTTTGTGCTAACAgatttattcaatgttttttaaaaaataacgtgTGATAGTTTCTACAACAGGGCACTCTTCCCGTGATacttgaattatatatatatatatatatatatatataatatatatatatatatagtatatatatatatatatatatatatatatatataatggtgtaCACACACATCAGTTGATTGCCTCAATCAGACCCATGCTCCAATCAATGAATCTATCTATAAAAAAACACTACTTGCTGAAACAAAGCATACCTGCTCCATTGTACAGAATATGTGTGCATCGTCTTGCTGGAAGCGGCGTACACGAGTTAGCCCCGTCAGCGCCCCCGACAGCTCATTGCGGTGAAGCACCCCGAAGTCAGCCAGGCGGAGGGGGAGCTCCCTCCAGGAGCGGGGGCGATTGTCAAACATCAGGCTAAAGAAGATTCCACATTTATCATCCCAAATGGGAACCTTTGCATCTCACTGAGCCATTCTACTCAAATAGTGTGggcaaattattttctttaggcGGTACATAAATTCAGGTGTTTATACTGTAATGCCAACAGTAAAGTAACAATCTGTTGAATAAGTGTAAATGTGATTAGGAATTCATTTTGTCTAAAATCTAAACCGAAAGAGCATCGCAAGttaaatgaaataagaaataGTTTTGCTATAAAAGTTTTCATtcaactataatatatatatatatatatatatatacacatacatatattttttaatgcatttcatgATGGCAATCTATTAGCAATTACCAATACATAAAGACACAGGCTGACTGGGCAAGTTTTAGGGTCCTGAGGCAACAGCGATTTATATTGAAAcccataaaataaataacataccaGTGGCCGGGGCAGTTCATAGGCTTGAGGGCAAAGATCTCTTTCTCCACCTCAAAGGAGAACATGTTCTCGCTGTAGTGTTGCCAATGCCCGGAGGTCTGCCACAGCTTGCTGTTGTAAATGTTTGGTGTCACCACCTCCTGGAAGCCTCTCTTCTGATACTCACTCTTCAGGtgggaaaatacataaataaaaacccatCCTAAAACTAGCTGGTCACTAGATAGCGCTGGCGCTATTTCTATAAACACACTGATTTGTCTACCCCATGTTACATCATCTACAGCTGAAAACTAGAAGTGAAGAGCAGTGCCTGAACTCAGGTCAGGGAACCTTGACAAAGacttgcatataaaaataaataaataaaaggatagCTTATATGTGAAAATGTCATTTTACGGCCATTATTCAAGACCtcaattttataaataacttggtGTTCCTTTTTCTTCACCACCATCAACTTGTTCTGAATCagtaaaaaattaattgtttcgAATGTTGTTAGGTACAAGGATTGTCTACCGATTTAACTCTGAGTTGTTTCTGCCACTTAAAACAGGTCTTCCTCATTGATACTTTTTTGATAACGAGACTCAATTGATTGTCAATTTGGCAACTGGATTTGGTTTTCACTCTCTTAAGAGAAGTTCAAAATAAGTAAGGTATGCATTAAAATGTGCTTAATAAACCAGTTTGTAATTTAACAAGCCAGGCAGGTATAAAGACAGGTTTCAAAGACAATAGCTGTCTGTGTGACGGTGTATAGACAGTATGGcgtacattaaaaaaagtatattaaatctgtgatttgtgaATATTATATTTAAAGTCAGTAAGCCAGACTAGCGAACTAATCAAAAGGCTAAAGGGTGATGTTACAGAAACGTTTTAAGAATGTATTCATCAATGAAATGCATTGTTAAGACAGCTTTTCATTACATTGTTTGCACACACAAAGACTGCAGTTCAGCAACATTTGTACCCCCGATTCAAGCAATAAGTACAACAAAATGAAAGTGGCACTTACCCTAATAAATTCAATTAGAGCATTGTATATAAAGGCTCCTTTCGGCAGGAAGAAACAGCTCCCAGGGCTCAGGTCATGGAAGAAAAATAGCTCTTGTTCCTGTGAGGAATGCATTCGATTCTTTGTGAAGTCATTCCTTACTGACAACTTGACAATTATGCCATATGGcaatactacattttaaaaatatttcgtTAGCCACAAGCGGTTACCCTGTGAGTTAGTGAACGAGTTGATCTTGAAAGTTCATAATCCACTTCAttcaaaacagactaaacttccTCCAAAATGAAGAGACAGCACAACATAGCCAAGACTGTGATTACGATGACCATTCAGCCAGGGCAGGCCAGTTACATGTTtgtaaatcataacaataatattgACAATTGATACAACCTTCTTCATACTGCCTTTAGCTGCCCAAGTCTCAGATAGTGGATCTATTTGCTTGAATCTCTAGTGAACAGGGTCTTCTACAATCCATGACTCACCTTGCCAAGTTTGCGATGATCTCTGTTCTTTGCCTCTTCCTGAAACTTTTCCCAGTCCTTCAACATCTTGGAGTCAGGAAAGGAGATCCCATAAATCCTCTGCAGGGTTTCCATATCAGCCTTTCCTTCCCAGTAAGTGGAAGAGTTCTAAAGATTCAGAACATACTAAAAATGTTAGTAACAAGCCATGCCATAGACAGTAATAAAACAGTATCATACAATACATAAACTACCAAGACCTACATTCACAGTGTGCACAATTGGTATGCAGTCAGAGGTACTGATGCCCCATAAACAACTAAGGTGTAACTAAGCTACTGGGTAGGGAGTCAAAGACAAGGTCACTCCAAAAAATTCAAAGTTTCAAGTGGCTCAAGTGGCTTTCGTACCTCGGCTACCTTTGCTATTGTGCTGCCGAGTGTCCTATTTCAGCTAGTCATTGGACAGCTGCAGTTGGGTTGTGTGCTCTGCTGCAGATTTTagagagtaaaaataaaaaaggaaaggaacAATGACAGCCTATGAAACAGAGCAGAGCAGTATGTGGCACCCTTCTGCACGTCTCCCATCAGGAGTtttagaaggattttttttttttttttttttttttacattttattcgaGTTCATTTGTGTTGATTAtctaaaaataattattctttaaCGCACTTGTCATTTTCCTTTACATAGCCAAATCCATGTATTGTAAAAAGAAGAAATTCCAGCTCAGGGTTTTGTCACATTTCATaaaccatgattttttttttttattattattatttctcatcaTGGTTAATCATACCTTATGAACCTTAATGGCCTTTATTTTCCCAGTGTGTCTGACATGAGGTCCTCTACAAAGATCTATCAATGGGCCGCACCTGGAAATTCACAAAGAAAACATGACAAACATGCATCTatttacaaaacacacaggaccTTATCCAGGCACATACACTCAGCAACATCGATCCTAGAGCTCTTACCACTTTGTACACACGTAGAATGTATTTTATCGATTTCAGATGCATCTGAATAATCTATCAAATGCATCTTGCACGTGGTACTACTAAACCAACTCCAAGTGCAATTAATGATACATCCATTAGTGATGCATTGTTAAAGTAATCGCAGGGTTAATTGAGAATTGAAGTCATTTCAAAACAAGTAATTACATGAGGAATGTGATTAAAAGGAGTTTGTTAGAAAAGAGATTAGTTTGAATTGATAGAGCAACTCTTCCTTGTTTGCAGTTACTGGTGAGGAGTTTCAGTATACGTTTTGACAAACGCATCTGAACAATCAAATCCATTTGCGACGTCTGAGTTGCTTTTCTAAGATTTACAGGTACTGGCATTTAAATGCACCTAAATCCAACTATGGATGTAGCACAGTACCATGCAAAAAAACATGAGGGTCTAGTCTGTGTTACCTGTATACAGTAGTTGTTGGGGTGTTCACCTTCTCATTCAAAATCCTGCACTTAAATTGgttatactgtaaaacaaaaagaaacatttccGTGATCAGTGCATTCAAACAGAACCCCTGTTTGATGTACCCTTTTAAAAGCCAACATACCTTGAACATCTCAAGCAGGGTCTCCTTCTTGATCTCAAGTCTCTCAAATGGCTGCTTCTCCTTCATTATCTTCTTGCACAGGTTCTCAAGGGCTGGGAAATCATTACTAGACACACCTCTGAAGAAACACAAAGTATTGCTTGGTATTTTTATGATGTAGTGTTTGAACACACACAAGGTACAGCACAAGATGGTTTCAAGGGGACTGAAGCATATAGAAGAATTCGCACTCCCAAATTCACTTCAATTACTTCAGTTCTCAATTATCATGCCTCAGTTCTCATGCCGCCAActaatgtgtaaataaaaaatgtagggTTTTGAAAttatagtccccccccccccaagcttcGTTGTTTGCACAGGTTTTGTAACAGCGGTTAGAAAGCTTTAATACCATttgatttttacaatggaaaagtgacctatgttttatttttgtaacaattagtgtgtgaatcactcagaaaacgtTGATTTATGTTTGAATTACAATTTCATCAACATAATCAgctctttcttttttattgttttatgaatgagtatgaattcgccttggtgcccttgggttggatttatgttttgttttttttgccccctagaactgccttggtgcccctgaatcttcacgctcaacaaaggcaacattgccttgcccttcatgaccttaacttcatgccccgATTGTGTGTAATCTCTTTCCTCCCTTCCCTATTTTTCACAGATACTGTTGAATTACACTGAATTTTTCGTTTACTGTTTGTGCACCTCTATTCAGAAAAACTGGGACGTGAATCACACATTCTAGTTTTTAGGTATACCAAGGCCACACTAAAGTGCTGTCAGTTCCAGTCTTGCATCAGCCTCCGTATATCCAAGCACAAAGGCTACTCTTGCATCAGCCTCTGTATATCCAAGCACCAAGGTTACTTTCTTTCAACacgtatgtcagtaacatacatcccccacCATGGTTGTAAATGTAGAGATTACAGTTTCTCCATATATATGCAACAATATAggtttgacatacagacaggcaTCTATAAAACCTCacaatctgatattctcaataacacaattggttcattatttttcagttatatggaaaaaatgtaaagtgtaacACATGTACGACCGCCTCCATTATATCTCCATCGCTGGGGGAAACCACACACAGAGGAATTTAAAAAACGTACTCGTTGTCAAGGAACATGTCATAATAAAAGCCATTTTCGATGGGTGGGCCATAGCATAGACAGCCGCCATAAACCCTCTCCATTGCTTCTCCCATGATGTGGGCACTTGAATGCCAGTAAACctggaacaaaatacaaaattgtactgtttagaaacaacaaatacaaaataagttgtGGCTTCAAAATACTAAATACACCACCTACTCAATCTATCACAGGTGTCAggatccaatataaatctgctatatatcgagggccgcgatatagcgacaacaaataaataaatactgtccaACCACACCCTCATTTTATCAGGGGCGTCAGAGTCCAatacagtcttcccagcgacagcgagtggaaacgacagcaagtgggagaagtacaggcgtggaaaagtgcagagcagtttagaagcagtaagaagAAATttcatctttaattgctttaatcagaaaacacaggacattggggaaacacagcagctcaaagtcaaacagccgcatgtgtttttctgataacaagctgaaactcggagcagctgattcaaattcagcgccgttctgagacacgggcgaggggaggagccaacagtacagcagaacaacgcagttaaacgaggcagtcttcccagcgacagcgagtggaagtgacagcgagtgggagaagtacaggcgtggaaaactgcagagcagtttagaagcagtttgaaagcaggttgacagctgcagaagaaactaaactaaaaaaaaaaaaaaaaaaaccctcaacatggtcttcaagccagtaatctgtgacacctgcttgatgtgggaaatccaagaaaactaacaaccaaacgagcaagatgggccgaatggcttcctctcgtttgaaaactttatgttcttataaatcctttacgcaacctgctttttctcattttagtataaaaagcagtgcaccgttttaattcgtactgtggagggtaattgcttctcatcaacctaagtctccaattaatttcatgagtcttcctctcctttctcaaacgcacaaacctgctgcattgaaagaatcccactctaaacacaggaggcttgttgctagggagctgatgtcagtgccctgtgacttttgctagtgcattgctgccacaagcgaacacctcattggctaaaataaaaaccacttcagcaagtatatatttaatttgctttgtgttattgtgcaatgtgtgcaTATAAGATAATagtgatattaatgctttgttatttgttttgtatatttttgtttgatgtgcggtacgaaataaaacaaacagtaattttaagggcctatgtatattgcagttaAGGCATGTGGGgtgccaactccaggactgcgatatatccATATCCTCAGTATAGCAAGGGGTGATATAATGAGGGGTAGGTGCATACTGGGGGCAAGGTGTTGATGGGTCCCCTCCCTAGGCTGACAGCAGAGAGTTTATCTTTAGACACCTGATGTTACCAAGCTACAGAacgctgtatttgtgttttttttctgttttgttttttttacattttagttaagaacataagaaagtttacaaacgaggaggccattgatcccagaatctcaacaagcagcagcttcttgaaggatcttaggatgtcagcttcaacaacattactggggtgttggttccagactcccataattctctctgtaaaaaagtgcctcccattttttgttgtgaatgcccctttatctaatctccatttgtaactcctggtccttgtttctttgttcaggtcgGAAAAGTCCTCTgggttgtcaataccttttagaattctgaatgcttgaatcagattgcctcctatttttgtgtcatctgcaaatttaacaagtttgcttactataccagtatCTAAAACACCAGAATCAGCAATACTTACAGCTTGAGCCTCTTCATCATCAAACTTGAGCAGCTGTAGGGTACAGTTTTCTTCCAGCGGCCGATCAAGGTCCCATAATATGTTGTTCACTTTTGAAATCACAGTGTTATCAGCCAAGCCCTGGCtgataaagcaaaacacaaagacaTTACCTTTTCTGAATTgtagcttttttatttgttttttaaatttaaaaaaaaaaaaaagcggctaTACTAGGGGTGAGACCGAATATTCGagtattctaaataaaattactacatataaaaaacaaatgtaaaaatatgcaaACTTGGTACTGTATTTTTGAGAGAAGAAGAGGTTAAAAGTGATCTTAAAAGTCTTGTGGACCCTTTGCTCTGTCAGGTCTGCAAGCAAAGCTGGGTCGGTCTTACTAAGAGTTCAAGAGAAAAAGCACTCAACTTGCTTACAGGTGCAGCATTTGCCAAATtatgcatcacctacaattttaggattgagacataatagtagtacagtatttcatgtagcatttttcaatttgtcagttttttgatAAGTACATGGCAAACTACAATGCGGTATGTAACGttacattattctgcaggtttcaccAGATTATGATGAAAAATTAGCTAATTCTATAAAgcgatgtaaaacttttggctatagctgaaTACATTAAACACTTAATAAAATACCAAAAGTCATTagatctaaataaaaaacaaacaaaatgttgataTTAACGGATTGAACATGTTTATATAGAACCTGCTGTCATTTAAACATTGAGAATACTTTGTCATTAACATTGAGTGcaagatctacactctcagcaaAATTAGACATATCATTAAAGTCAATAGGTTCTAATGGGAACATGACTTATAACTTttcatataaagaaaataaacatgccaTGCCTGCCACTGTAAAAATGCAAGGGTTGCTATGTACTTGAGTACAGTCTTGAGTTGCTCCAGTAAGATACGACTCCAAGCATAAATAACTCAAGTACAGTAGCTGATGACAGAGGCTATAGCTACAATAGGCAACATCTGTTAATACTtctattaaaattataatttggTTATATATATCTCCAGAACTACATCAAGTTGTGAGGGttcagtttttaataataatattattattattattacatgacaGCAAGCAACCCTGTTTGGTCCAGATAATGAAAGAAACTCCCTCCTGCCACCACATCCATATTTCTCACCTGATTCCACATGCAAGCTTGTAAGGTGTGGTTTTCCAGGATTCTGCATCAATCTGCTTCCCATCGGGCAAGGTAACTATGATAGGTTTGCTCTCTTTTTCTGCTCTCTCGCCCATCAGGGTATCATGTTCTTGTTTCAGTTTATTGTAGAGCTCCAATCGTTCACTAATATACTGAGGCCATGGGCTTAACTGAGAAGAGAAACAGAGCTCTTTTTAAAATCTACACCTTGAACAGCTGCAGTCATGTGTTAATTATATTCATATCTTTCAATTCTGTGGAAATAAGTTACATGTTCATTAGCCTCTATGTCAGCATCTTCAGAACTTAagtatactgcatatatataaaatagaggTCAACTTCAAGATCAActtagcacaaaaaataaataatacaacttaGACATTACATCAGTAAAGTTTGAGAGCAAAGGAGATTATCAGAACCATTAATTGTATACATAGCATATGATGGGAGCTAAAACTACATAAAGATATGAAGAACACCTTACCTCAGTACGACTCCCCCCATCTCCCCCTGTCTTGGTTTTCTTCTTACTGCCATCTTTGCACTTGTCTCCTCCAGCACAGCCCTgagataacatttaaaaagttgtgtGCGTAAGTAAGCTTCTGTTGAGTTTCTGTGGATTCAGGCTGAATTGTGTATTGCGTTCATGACTATTGGAATGTGTAGCAGTAATACGATCAAGTAAGTCATACTAGCATTTTCGCTACAGCTGAATATTGTGTCTCTGGGGCTGAATATCAAGAGGATTAAAACCGTCAACAAAGTACTGTAAACATCCCAGACttcaattaatttagaaaaaaaaaaaaaaaaaaaaagcagctaaaTTGGGGTTTCTTACCTGAGTGTGTGCTAGAACTCATTGACTACGTACAGTACTACCAGTGACTAAAACAACTGCAATATATTTAACTGTTTgcaaaacaaagaattatagtgACATCACATGATCTCCTTCAGTATGTATCATTGCATCAGGTAGTCTCGATATCTGCCTCAGGTGATGGAATAGTTAAGTACAGCAGTATAAAGTAATGTGTTTACACAAAACATATGTCTACCTCTTTTGGTAAATGTAAACAGGTTGTCAGTGGAAACGAGAATTGTCCGTATTGTACGTGTTCGGTGCCTGCTTTCTACTCTAAGCTCTAatcaaatgtagatttttttttcgcACTGTTGTGCAGCCGTGAGGAGCCAGAAAAACACATCTTGAAAATACGTAACTTTAATACTTGCTGCAAGTTTCCCCAATAATGAATTATTAATACCAATCTCACCCAGTATTAATTACTGTATGTAATATATGGGTATTTGATCAATTACTGCAATTTGATATAGACAATCACATTtacaaatgtgttattatatatctacagtaaagaaaaatatatataatatatatatattatatatatatatatcggaatGACAAGTAGTATTGTTGACAACTATGACAACCACGCATTTCAGGGTTTGGCAATACAGATCAACATTGTTTATTACCTTTTTCTCTGcttctattttcattttttccagcTGCTCTGTTACTTTATCTGACTCCATGTTATTTTTGTCAATTTTAACTTAACTGTTCCACGTTGTATGGTATGTGTGTAGCTCTGACCCCCACGTCGGTGTTTGCTCAATTCCTTCCGGTTCCGTTTCCTGAAGGCTGATGCAACAACTCAGTAACAGGGTGAAGCACAGCCCtttcat
The sequence above is a segment of the Polyodon spathula isolate WHYD16114869_AA chromosome 2, ASM1765450v1, whole genome shotgun sequence genome. Coding sequences within it:
- the LOC121300341 gene encoding threonine--tRNA ligase 1, cytoplasmic — protein: MESDKVTEQLEKMKIEAEKKGCAGGDKCKDGSKKKTKTGGDGGSRTELSPWPQYISERLELYNKLKQEHDTLMGERAEKESKPIIVTLPDGKQIDAESWKTTPYKLACGISQGLADNTVISKVNNILWDLDRPLEENCTLQLLKFDDEEAQAVYWHSSAHIMGEAMERVYGGCLCYGPPIENGFYYDMFLDNEGVSSNDFPALENLCKKIMKEKQPFERLEIKKETLLEMFKYNQFKCRILNEKVNTPTTTVYRCGPLIDLCRGPHVRHTGKIKAIKVHKNSSTYWEGKADMETLQRIYGISFPDSKMLKDWEKFQEEAKNRDHRKLGKEQELFFFHDLSPGSCFFLPKGAFIYNALIEFIRSEYQKRGFQEVVTPNIYNSKLWQTSGHWQHYSENMFSFEVEKEIFALKPMNCPGHCLMFDNRPRSWRELPLRLADFGVLHRNELSGALTGLTRVRRFQQDDAHIFCTMEQIEDEIKGCLNFLRAVYDVFGFTFKLNLSTRPEKFLGDTAVWDQAEKQLESSLNEFGEKWVLNPGDGAFYGPKIDIEIKDAIGRYHQCATIQLDFQLPIRFNLTYVSNDGDDKKRPVIIHRAILGSVERMIAILTESYGGKWPLWLSPSQVMVIPVGPTCEDYAKAVRQQFHDGHLVTDVDLDPGCTLNKKIRNAQLAQYNFILVVGEKEKSSNTVNVRTRDNKVHGERTVSECIERLQQLKVSRTRNAEEDF